A single Pirellulales bacterium DNA region contains:
- a CDS encoding BlaI/MecI/CopY family transcriptional regulator, producing MARPRAKELTERELEVMQVFWKHGELDAVEAREQLAAAGLDRAYTTIATLVRILVEKGFLKQLPGERPFRFRPTRSQEEVSGRMLADVVERLFQGSREQLLVQLLKQKKLTVKERIMLQEILKEHQS from the coding sequence ATGGCCAGGCCGCGTGCCAAAGAATTGACCGAGCGTGAACTGGAAGTCATGCAGGTGTTTTGGAAACACGGCGAGCTGGATGCCGTCGAAGCCCGCGAGCAATTGGCCGCCGCCGGGTTGGATCGGGCCTACACCACCATTGCCACGCTGGTGCGGATTTTGGTGGAAAAGGGATTTTTGAAGCAATTGCCCGGCGAGCGGCCGTTTCGCTTTCGGCCTACGCGCTCGCAGGAAGAAGTCTCGGGCCGCATGTTGGCCGACGTTGTCGAGCGGTTGTTCCAAGGCTCGCGCGAGCAGTTGTTGGTACAACTGCTGAAACAAAAAAAGCTGACCGTCAAAGAGCGGATTATGCTGCAAGAAATTTTGAAGGAGCATCAATCATGA